A window of Candidatus Hydrogenedentota bacterium genomic DNA:
TATGTCCTCAAAGAGGACAACACCGCCGAGTTGCGCATTGTGGAACCCGGATCCTGGAGCGGGGCCGACTGGATTATCGAGTCCGGGCTTTCCGCGGGCGAAAAGGTCATCGTGGACGGCGTCACCAAAGTCCAGCCTGGCACCGCGGTGACCCCGGCTCCGCTGGAATCGGCCGCCGACGCGAAGCCGGAGAACTAGCGCGATGCTGGCCAAATTCTTTATCGACCGGCCCGTATTTGCGGCGGTTATCTCTATCGTGATTACCATCTGCGGCGCGGTGTCCATCCTCTTTCTTCCCGTGGAGCAGTCGCCTGAAATCACCCCCCCCACGGTGGTGATCGAAGCCAACTACCCCGGGGCCGATGCCGAGACCGTCTCCGAATCGATCGCGACACCGATCGAGCAGGAGCTGAGCGGCATCGAAAACCTGATCTACTACCAGTCCACCGCCACCAATACGGGGCGCCTCAGCGTCGTGTGTACCTTTGACATCGGCGCGGATCTTGACATCGCCGCAGTGGAAGTGCAGAACCGGCTCAAACGCGCGGAGCCGCGCCTCCCGCAGGAGGTGATTCGTCAGGGCCTGTCCGTAAACAAGCGCGCGAACAACATCCTGGGTGTGGTCGCGCTCAACGCCGCAGACGGCAAAGTGGACGACCTCTACCTCGCCAACTACGCAACGATCAACCTGCTGGATGCGCTGAAGCGCGTACCCGGTGTGGGCGACGTGCAGGTGTTTGGCGGTAAAGACTATTCGATGCGCATCTGGCTGAACCCGGACGACCTGGCATCGAAAGGTCTCACGATCAGCGACGTGGCCAAGTCGATTCGGGAGCAGAATTCCCTCTTCGCCGCGGGTCGCGTCGGCGCCGCCCCCAACGATGGCGAAGTCGCTTTCACGATCCCCGTCATCACCCAGGGGCGACTCTCCGATCCCGAGGAATACAAGGACATCATCCTGCGCGCGAACGAGGACGGTTCGGTACTGCGTCTGGGCGATGTCGCGCGGGTGGAGTTGGGCTCGCTGAGCTATGACTCCTTCGGGCGTTACAACGCCCAGCCCGCCGTGCCCATTCTCATCTTCCTTCAGCCCGGCGCCAACGCCCTGTCAACGTTGATTGGCGTGAAGGATGCCATGGAGGTGCTCAAGGCGGACTTCCCCGAAGGCGTCACCTACAGTATCCCCTTCGACATCACGCGCTTCATCGACTCGTCCATCTCCGAGGTGGTGAAAACGTTGCTGGAGGCGGCCTTCCTGGTCGTGCTGGTGGTGTTTGTGTTCCTGGGGAGCTGGCGCGCCACCCTTATCCCGCTCCTCGCGGTGCCGGTGTCGATTATCGGAACCTTTCTCGGGATGTACGCCTTCGGATTCTCCATCAACACCCTGACCCTCTTCGGCCTGGTGCTGGCCATCGGTATTGTGGTGGACGACGCCATTCTCGTGGTGGAAAACGTGGAGCGCGTGCTGCACGAGGGCAACCTGTCCCGCCGGGAAGCGACGATTAAAGCGACCCAGCAGATCTTCGGCGCCGTGGTGGCCAGTGTGCTGGTACTTCTCGCCGTCTACCTTCCCGTGGCCTTTCTCAGCGGTCTTACCGGCGCCATGTACCGGCAGTTCGCCATCACCATCTCGGTGTCCGTGGCCATCTCCGGCCTGGTGGCGCTCTCACTCAGCCCCGCGCTTTGCCGTATCATGCTGCGCGCCAACCACCAGAAGTGGGCGCCCTTCCGGGCCTTTGACTGGTGCTTCGACAAGGGCAGACAGGTGTACGTCGTGGTGGTCCGCCAGGCCATCCGCTTCGGCTATATCACCATCGCCCTCTTTATTGGACTGGTCTACCTGACCTACCTGTTGTTCGGGCGCGTCCCCGGTGGCTTCGTGCCCCAGGAAGATCAGGGCTATTTCATTATCGCCGTACAGCTTCCCCAGGGCAGCGCGCTCAACCGGACCGAGGCGGTGGTGAAGGAAATCGAGTCCTTCGTCCTGGAACAACCCGAAGTCGAACACATGGTGGCGCTGGTCGGCCTCGATTTCCTCTCGGGCTTCGTGCCGAACACCAACGGCGCGGTCATGTTCGTGAATCTGAAGAATTGGGAAGACCGGCCCGGACCCGAGCATCACGTGGACAGCCTGGTGGGCCGCATGTTTGGCCGATTCGGCGGCAACAAGGACGCGTTGATTCTCGCCCTGAACCCGCCGGCCATTCGCGGCCTCGGTGTTCGCGCGGGCTTTGAAATGCAGCTCGAAGGCCGCGGCGTGGGCAACGTCGAACAACTCACGGAAGTGTCCCAGGGCTTCATGGCGGCGCTGGGAGCCGACCCGCGTCTCCAGTTCCTGAATTCGACAATCAACATGGGCCAGCCGCGCATTTTTGTGGATGTGGACCGGACCCGCGCCAAGGCGATGGGGCTGCCGATGACGGAGATCTTCGATAGTCTCCAGGCGTATCTGGGGTCGCTCTATGTGAACGACTTCACCAAGTTTGGCCGCGTGTATCGCGTCCAGGTCCAGGCGGAATCCGAGTACCGGCAGAATCCCGATGATATCCGGCGGATCTACGCGCGCAATGATCAGGGCCACATGGTGGAGCTCTCGGGCGTGCTGGATCTGAAGTACAAGGCCGGCCCCAACCTCGTCACTCGCTTCAACAGCTACCCCTCCGTGCAGATTACCGGGGTGCCCGCGCCGGGTTACAGCACCGGCGACGCGATCAAGATCATCGAGGAGCTCGCCGCGCAAAACCTTCCCGACGGCTACGGCTTCTCCTGGAGTGGCGCTTCCTATCAGGAAGTGCGGGCCGGCAACCAGGCGCCTTATGTGCTCGCCTTCGGCCTCGTAATGGTGTTCCTCGTTCTGGCCGCCCAGTATGAGAAGTGGTCGTTGCCGCTGGCGGTGCTGCTGGCCGTGCCCTTCGGGCTGTTCGGCGCCATCTTCGCCGTGTTCATCTTCGGCATGCCGAAAGACATCTACTTCCAGGTCGGCCTGCTCACGCTTGTGGGACTGGCGGCGAAGAATGCGATCCTCATTGTAGAGTTCGCCGCCCACGAACACCGTGAGGGCAAGGGGGTCGTCGAGGCCGCGCTCGAAGCGGCGCGCCTGCGCCTGCGGCCGATCCTGATGACGTCGCTGGCCTTCGTGCTGGGTGTGCTGCCGCTGGCCATCAGCAGCGGCGCGGGCGCGGCGGGCCGTCAGTCCATCGGCATCGGCATCCTCGGCGGCATGATTTCGGCCACCTTCCTGGCCGTGGTCTTCGTGCCCCTCTTCTTCGTGGTCATTCAGGCCGTTACCGACAAGCTCAGCCGCAAATCCGCGGATGCCGAAGAGGCAAGCCCCGCGCAGGAGGCGCACTAATGAGAGTACCCAGTAAAAAGGCCGGCCTGGCGGCGCTACTCGCGCTCCTTGCTTCCGGTTGCATGACCGGGCCCGACTACGCCCGGCCCGAGATCGCCACCCCGGAAGACTGGGTGTCGGAGAAGGCCGGGGGCGTGAGCGCCGCGTCGCGCGACATTTCCGCCTGGTGGACCCAGTTCAACGATCCCGCGCTGGACAGCTTGATTGCCCGTGCGGTTGAAGGCAATTTCGATTTGCGGGCCGCGGCCTCGCGCGTTCGTGAAGCCCGGGCCGCACGGGGTATCGTGGCGGCCAGCCTCCAGCCCAGCGTGAACGCCGGGGCGTCGCTCAAGCGCAGCCAGGGCCCGGAGCAGCAGGTCGACGGCGGCTCGCCGGTGTCCGGCAGCATCGGCTTTGGACCCGGCGGTCTCACCCGCACCATCAACATTCGCGGGCGAAACGTGAGCGTCTCCCATACCGCCTCCGCCGCCGGCGGCACGACCGGATTGACCATCAGCCCGACGGGCGGCGCGCCGGATCGCACGAGTGACCTGTTCTCCCTGGGCTTTGACGCCTCCTGGGAGCTGGATGTCTTCGGCGGGAACCGGCGGGCGGTTGAAGCCGCCGATGCCGATCTGGAGGCCGTGGTGGAGGCGGAGCGGCAAGTACTGGTATCGCTCGTGGCCGAGGTTGCGCTGAATTACATTGATCTGCGCGCCGCACAAAACCGCCTCGACATCACCCAGCGCAACATTCAGGCCCAGTCTGAAACCGTGAAGCTGACCGCCGCGCGCTATGAGGCGGGGCTCAGCAGCGAACTCGACGCCGTTCGCGCCCGATCGTTGCTGGCGGCTTTCGAAGGCCAGGTGCCCTTGCTGGGCCAGCAGGTCGCCAGCGCGATCTATCGCCTTGGTGTGCTTCTCGGCGGAGAGCCTGGCATGCTTCTGGCCGAGCTGGAGACCGCCGCGCCGCTGCCCGCAGTGCCGGCGGAAATCCCCGTCGGGCTGCCCTCCGAATTGCTCAAGCGCCGCCCGGATATCCGCGTGGCCGAGCGCCAGCTAGCCGCGGAGAACGCGCGTATCGGCGTGGCCATGGCGGACCTCTATCCGAAGTTCTACCTGACGGGCGGTGTTTCGGGCCAGAGCAACGTCGTCGGCAGCGCGCTGAACAGCGCCAATCAACTCTGGAGTTTCGGCCCCGGCGTGAGCTGGCCCATTTTCCAGGGCGGGCGCATCCGGGCGAACATCGAAGTGCAAAACGAGCGCCAGGAACAGGCCCTCATTCGATATGAGCAAACCATCATGCAGGCCTTGGCCGACGTGGAGACGGCCCTTGTTGCCTTCTCCTCGGAGCAGGTCTATCGCCGCTCCGTAACGGAGGCCGTCGCGGCCAACCAGCGCGCGGTCGCCCTGGCCAACGAGCGCTACGCCCGCGGCATGGAAGGCTTCCTCAACGCGCTCCAGGCGCAGCGCTCCCTGTTTGAAAGCGAGGACCAGTTGGTCCAGAGCGAGAGTATCATCCTCGCGAACCTGGTATCCCTCTTCAAGTCCCTCGGTGGTGGCTGGGATCCGGCGGCACTGAGCCTCCCGGAAGACCCCGCGCCCATCGAACCCGTGGAGCCCGAGGCGGCACCCTGAGCGCCCGGCCCGAATGATTTCCAAATGCCCCCCGCCTCGTCCGGCACGGATGCCGGCGTGGCGGGGGGACCCCGTGATGGCGCCGGGTTCACCATAGCTCCCGGACGAGGTCCGGAAACGAGGTGAGGGGCTTCCTGTTCTCCAGGCGCCACCGTGTCGTGTAAGTCCCATCCCAATGCGCAGGACCGACGCGCGCTGGCAAGCGCATGCGGCGGACCACAGTTTCTCCACGTCGTGGACCTACAACTTTATGACGACATGATGGAGCAAGAAGTACGCCGATTGCCAGTTCCATCGGAATCGACAAAAAATGCCCGAAAATGGGGATGATCGGGCGTTTCAGCGTGCCGCGGGAGCGGAGGCTGTCCGCAGGCGTGCGTCAATTTTTCTCACCTCTTGCCGCCCCTCGGCACGCCGTGACCACCGGGAGATCCGGCGGCGGCGCATGCCCGACGTGCAAGGGGCTATTTTTCACCCGTCAGGGGCAGTTCGTGGATGGGTGAGGTCAGTTCATCGCCGAGCGTTCTGTAAATGGCCTTGCAACTCAGCGTATGGGTGCCTTCCGTCCAGTCTGGCACGTCCAGCGTGTAGGTTACGGTTGCGGGAAAGGTCGGGATCTGAATCCAGATCAGGGTGGCCAACCCGGTGGTGCCTTGTTGCGGGTCGATGGCGGGTTTGAGATCACCGCTTGTCCCGCCATAGCGCCATGCCTGGGGCAGCGTCGTCTGCAGGGCCAGCGCGGTCACCGGTTCGCTGCCGGTGTAGTTCATTGTCGTCTTTACCGTGACGGTCGCCCCCGGCTTATAGGGACCATTTATTTCCTGTGTTACTGTGAAGGAGGGCGCCTCCGCAATCTTCGCAGCCCCGGTCGCGGCCGACTGCGGCGCGGGAAGGGGCGCCTCGCTTGTCTGCTTCGAGCACCCCCAGAATCCGATCGCCAGTGTGGCTGAAAGGGCGAGCCGCCCCAGAAATCGCGCTGCTGTTCTCATGGTGTTTGCGTCCGTTGTGCTGTAATTGCTCCGAGGGTCTACGGTATCATGCGGCATGCCGCACTTGCACCGT
This region includes:
- a CDS encoding multidrug efflux RND transporter permease subunit gives rise to the protein MLAKFFIDRPVFAAVISIVITICGAVSILFLPVEQSPEITPPTVVIEANYPGADAETVSESIATPIEQELSGIENLIYYQSTATNTGRLSVVCTFDIGADLDIAAVEVQNRLKRAEPRLPQEVIRQGLSVNKRANNILGVVALNAADGKVDDLYLANYATINLLDALKRVPGVGDVQVFGGKDYSMRIWLNPDDLASKGLTISDVAKSIREQNSLFAAGRVGAAPNDGEVAFTIPVITQGRLSDPEEYKDIILRANEDGSVLRLGDVARVELGSLSYDSFGRYNAQPAVPILIFLQPGANALSTLIGVKDAMEVLKADFPEGVTYSIPFDITRFIDSSISEVVKTLLEAAFLVVLVVFVFLGSWRATLIPLLAVPVSIIGTFLGMYAFGFSINTLTLFGLVLAIGIVVDDAILVVENVERVLHEGNLSRREATIKATQQIFGAVVASVLVLLAVYLPVAFLSGLTGAMYRQFAITISVSVAISGLVALSLSPALCRIMLRANHQKWAPFRAFDWCFDKGRQVYVVVVRQAIRFGYITIALFIGLVYLTYLLFGRVPGGFVPQEDQGYFIIAVQLPQGSALNRTEAVVKEIESFVLEQPEVEHMVALVGLDFLSGFVPNTNGAVMFVNLKNWEDRPGPEHHVDSLVGRMFGRFGGNKDALILALNPPAIRGLGVRAGFEMQLEGRGVGNVEQLTEVSQGFMAALGADPRLQFLNSTINMGQPRIFVDVDRTRAKAMGLPMTEIFDSLQAYLGSLYVNDFTKFGRVYRVQVQAESEYRQNPDDIRRIYARNDQGHMVELSGVLDLKYKAGPNLVTRFNSYPSVQITGVPAPGYSTGDAIKIIEELAAQNLPDGYGFSWSGASYQEVRAGNQAPYVLAFGLVMVFLVLAAQYEKWSLPLAVLLAVPFGLFGAIFAVFIFGMPKDIYFQVGLLTLVGLAAKNAILIVEFAAHEHREGKGVVEAALEAARLRLRPILMTSLAFVLGVLPLAISSGAGAAGRQSIGIGILGGMISATFLAVVFVPLFFVVIQAVTDKLSRKSADAEEASPAQEAH
- a CDS encoding efflux transporter outer membrane subunit, whose amino-acid sequence is MRVPSKKAGLAALLALLASGCMTGPDYARPEIATPEDWVSEKAGGVSAASRDISAWWTQFNDPALDSLIARAVEGNFDLRAAASRVREARAARGIVAASLQPSVNAGASLKRSQGPEQQVDGGSPVSGSIGFGPGGLTRTINIRGRNVSVSHTASAAGGTTGLTISPTGGAPDRTSDLFSLGFDASWELDVFGGNRRAVEAADADLEAVVEAERQVLVSLVAEVALNYIDLRAAQNRLDITQRNIQAQSETVKLTAARYEAGLSSELDAVRARSLLAAFEGQVPLLGQQVASAIYRLGVLLGGEPGMLLAELETAAPLPAVPAEIPVGLPSELLKRRPDIRVAERQLAAENARIGVAMADLYPKFYLTGGVSGQSNVVGSALNSANQLWSFGPGVSWPIFQGGRIRANIEVQNERQEQALIRYEQTIMQALADVETALVAFSSEQVYRRSVTEAVAANQRAVALANERYARGMEGFLNALQAQRSLFESEDQLVQSESIILANLVSLFKSLGGGWDPAALSLPEDPAPIEPVEPEAAP